Genomic window (Actinomycetota bacterium):
CATGTCTGCGATCTTCTCGAAGCCACCGCCGAGTACCTCGGTCGCCGAATGCGCTGCGGCCTCCACGAAGATGGGCTTCTTCTTGAAGTCGCGTGCTCGCTCCTCGGTGGTGAAGATGATTGCCGAGGCGGAGTCCACCGGGTAGTCGCAATCGAGTAGCCGCATGGGCTTGCTCACGTAACGCGAGTTCAAATAGTCGTCCATGGTGAGCGGATCGCGCAGAATCGCTTCGTCGTTCAGCGCCGCATGTGCGCGCTGGGCGATCACGTGAGCACCGAACTGCTCCTCTGTCGTGCCGTAGAGCTCCATATGCCGCTGCGCAGGCAGCGCGCCGATGTTGTTGGGGCCATTGAGCGACCCGAACGGCATGACGAACTGCGCGTCACCGCCCACGTAGGTCGGCTGTGACATTTCAGCGCTCAGTTGTCTGGTGTTCAGACGCTGGTTGATAACGCGCATCGTGAGCACCGTGTGCGCCATTCCGCTTTGGATCGCGGCGATGGCCGAGATGGCGGCGTGCACGTAGGCGGGGCCCATCTCGTCGGCGTTGTAGTAGTTGAGCTGCTTGATGCCAAGCATCTGACCCACGTCAATGGCATCGGTGCGGTCCAAGCCCGGGGGCTCTGCGCCAGCGATGCCAGCGTGCAGCACGACGCCGTCGATCTGGTCGGCGGTGATGCCGCAGTCGTTCATTGCGGCGACGCCCGCCTGTGCCGCCAGCTCGCGACGAGAAAGGCCCAACCAACGCCCGGTGTCTGAGTAGCCGACGCCGATTGCGGCGACGCGATCACGCTTTGCCATGCAGTCCTCCTTGAGATCTAAGTGAGTGCCGCCGGTCAGGCGAGCTTGAACAGCGGGAGCGTGAGCCCTGGGGCCACTTCCTGAAAAGTCACCTCGACGGGCATGCCGATGCGGATGTCATCGTTCTCAATCCCGACCATGTTGCTCGTGATCCGAATGTTCTCGTCCTCTTCGAGGGCGACCACGATCAGGTTGTACGGCACCTTGTCGACGAAGTACGGGTGGAAGGGCTGCACGGCAGTCGTGTGCGAGTAGATGGTGCCCCGCCCCGACATCTGCGCCGGCGCCAGATCCTTCATCGACAGGCAGTTCGGGCAGATCGGCCGCGGGTAGTGGATGTAGGTCCCACAAGCATTACAGCGCAAGATGAGCAACTGGTGGTTAGCCGCACCCTCCCAAAAGAACTCCGTGAGCTTGTCGACCTCGGGGATGGGGGGATAGTCGGACGCCGTTGCCGACTCGGGGATGTTGATGCTCGCATTGCTCATCGTGCGTTCCTCCGCATCAGGGGCTCAGCCGGCAAGATCTGCTTGGACGCATGCGCCGGACCTGCATCAACGTACTGGGCCGCGCCGCTGCGCGCAGGATTTTCCAAGTGCCGGTGAATCTCGTGGCAGTTGCGTGCCAAGAGGGGCGGCTCAATAGCCTCAACTCAGCAACTTCAGGGATTGCTTACCGTCTGATTGACACTGGTGGGCTCGTTGGTGAGGAGTTCGGCGATGGAAGCAACTCTGCAGCCGCCACAACGCACAATCGTTTCTGCAGTCACAGTTGATAACGATTGCCCGCGACCAGCACTTGTTCGCGTGCGTAGCCCTCGCGCCGAGCGTGGTCAACCCAGTAGCGTGCGCGGCGGCTGTCAACGGATTCTTGGAGCGTGATGGAGCAGGACGCCGGGGACGCGGCTCCTCGGGCACGTTTGGCGATCTGGCGTACCGGGCTGACGTTCTGGTCGTCATCAGCCGATGCGCCGCGAGTGCGCCGACCAACTGACGTCATTCTCGCCATCGCCGGTGTCGTCCTGCTGGCCCTGTTGACCACTGCCTCACCAGGACCCACTGAAGTCGACACCAAAGTCGCCAAAGCAATCGAGTTATTCCCCGGGCTGCTGACTTGGCTTTGGCAGTCGATATATGCCGCCGCCCTGCTCTGGACGTTATTGCTGATTCTGGCTGCGCTCGTGACTCGCCACCGCAGAGTGCTCATCAGCGAGCAGCTCGGCGCAGTAGTGCTGGCCCTGGGCCTGGGCGGCCTCCTTGCAGTGTGGGCGGGTTCATCGTGGAGCGAAGTGTGGTCGGCAATAGCAACGCAGGACGGCGGCACGCTGTTTCCCGCAATCCGCTTCACAGTGATCGTCGCTGTCGTTGCCGTGGCAGGACCGCACCTCACGCGTCCCTTTAGGCGACTGGGGAACTGGCTAGTTCTGCTGGGCGGTGTAAGTGCGCTGTCACTTGCCATCGACACTGTGCTCGGCCTGCTCACTGGGCTGGTTCTGGGCGTCACTGTCGCGGCCGTGGTGCACCTGATCGCTGGCTCGCCTGGCGGGCACGCACCCCTTGAGCAACTGAAGGCTCAACTCGCCGATCTCGGCGTGGACATCTTCGACCTGCACTACGTCGATGAACCCGGACACCTATCTGTCGTTGCCAAGGCCTCGGACACCCACGGACGCCCGATACTCATTCAGGTCTACCGGCGCGATTCATGGGAGGCCTCTCTGGCTGCCAGCGTGTGGCAGCGGCTCTGGTACCGGCAGACGGCCGCCGGATCGATCGGCCGACAGCAGCGAGCAGAGCATGAGGGCTTCGTGACGATGGTCGCCGAGAGAGCGGGAGTTCCGGTACAGCCGATCCTCGCGGTCGGAACGCCATGGGGCCGCGACGCCATCCTCGTGCGCCGTGATGACGGAGCACCGCTGACCGATGACACGGGCCATGCGTTCGGCGAGGAGCAGGCCCGGGAGTCGTGGGAGACACTGAAGCGCCTCCACCGCGCGGGTCTGGCACACGGAGACTTACGGTCAACATCGCTCTCGATCGATACCGAAGGAGTGGTGCGGCTCACCGATTTCGCATCTGCGACGCAGGGCGCCAACGACACTGACCAGGCGGCAGACCGCGCGCACATGCTCGTCATCAGCGCGCTGCGCCGTGGGGTCGACGACGCCGTGCGCGTTGCACGCGAAGCGCTGGGCGACGCTGCTCTCAACACTGCGATGCCCTACCTGCAGACCGCCGCCTTCGACGCTGACACGCGCAACGAGATCAAGTCCGCAACATGGAAGCTCAGCGCGCTACGCGATGCAGTCACGGCAAGCACTGGTACTGAGGCCCCACCTCTAGAGAAGCTGCGGCGCGTCACGTGGTCGTCGATCGTGATGGTGATCCTCCTTGCCATAGTTGCTTACGCGATCATCGGCGCGATCGCAGGAGTTGGGCTGGACACCCTGCTCGCAGAGTTTCAAGGCGCGAACTGGTGGTGGGTAGGCGCGGCCGTGCTCTTGGCTGTGCTGATCTATGTCGGTCAAGCGATCGCGATGCAGGGCGCCAACGCCGACCCGTTGCCCTTCGTACCTGTTGTGGGCCTCCAGACATCCATGTCATTTGTGGGACTTGCCGTGCCTGCGTCTGCCGCCAAGATCGGCCTCACAATTCGCTTTCTCCAGCTCGTCGGTTCCAACCCGACGGCCGCAGTGATGATCAGCCTCATCAACTCGCTGTCCGGATTCGCCGTTCAGCTGCTGGTGATCGTGCTCACGCTTTTCACGGGGCTCGTGACGCTGACACCCTCGACGACCGGAGGCCTGGGCATCGGCTCAGCGCTGGCAAATATCAACTGGGCCACCGTAGGCATCTTGTGCCTATTCCTGATCGCGGCGGCAATTCTGGTCATCCTTCTCGTACCAAAGGTGCGAGCGTTCGTCCGAAACCGCACTGCCGAGGGACGTGACTCCCTGCGCGTGTTGCGTTCACCACGCAAACTCGCACGCATCGCTTTCGGCGCCGTGATGTGGAACGTTGTCGCCGCGCTCGTGCTTGGCTGCTCACTCAACGCCTTCGGCTACTCGGCGAACTTTGCCTCGCTGATTCTTGTCAACACACTGGTCGCACTCTTCGCCGGACTGGTCCCGGTGCCAGGAAATATCGGAATAGCGGAAGCGGCAATCACGGCGGGCCTGGTTGCGATCGGCATACCCGATTCAGTCGCGATGTCGACGGCGATCGTCTACCGCCTCGCGACCTACCTCGTGCCCGCGATCTATGGCTACGTATCACTGAACCTCATGCGACGCCGGGGCTACCTGTAATGAAGTGTCACCTCTTCGATCCACCCAGGAGTTGAACATCTCTAGTAAGAACGAACTGTTGTCGTAACAGAAGTTCGCCAATCTTTCGTGTTGACGAAACGGAGGACGGCTGTGTGCCAGGTGCGGATGAATCGCGAGGTCAGTGTTGGACGGGAGCGCCGTGGCACTTCTTCCACTTGCGGCCGCTGGCGCAGCTGCAGAGATCGTTGCGGGCGCGCTTGGCATCGCTGGCCGCGTACCAGTCGCGCAGCCCGGTGGCATCGTCACCACGGCGCAGCAGTCCCACCATGACCTTCATTGGCTCGTCGATGTGGCGGAAGAACAGCTGGTAGCCGTCGCAGAGGAAGTGCAAGCCGGGTTCACCTTCAGGTGTGATGCCAAAGCGATCCTTTGGACATCCACCGTTGCACGCGAACCGGACGTCACAGGTGCGGCAGAAGGAGGGCAGCGTGGACTCTTTCGCCTGGCCGAATGCCTGTTGCCCGCTGGAGTCCACCATCTGCAGCAGAGTCCGGCCTTCCGTGATGTTGCCAAGGAGGTACTCGGGCTCGACGTAGTGGTCGCATGAGTACAAGTCGCCGTTGTGCTCCAGCGCGACGGCTTCCCCGCAGGTGCGTGCGTGCACGCACATGCCTGATTGGTCCATACCCATCCAGTGGCCCAGTGATGTGTCGAACATCTGCACGAACACGTCTCCGACATCGTGGCGTCCCCACTCCTCGAAGACCTCGACGAGGAACCTTCCGTACTGTGTGCCCGACACCGAGCGATGGCTCGCCTGCACGCCTTGCTCGTGCTCCACGATGGGAATCAGCTGTACGAAGCTTGCACCAAGTTCGTCACGCAGGAAGGTGTAGACCTCGCGCCCGTAGTCGCCGTTCGCGGCATTGACGGTAGTGAGGGCGTTCCAATCCACGCCGTGACGCTTGAGCGCATCGAGGCCCGCGATGACACGGTCGAATGTGGGCTTGCCGCCCTTGTCGACCCGGAACGCGTCATGCATCGCTCGTGGTCCATCGATCGATACGCCGACCAGGAAACCGTGCTCGGCAAGAAATGCCGCCCACTCGTCGTCGATCAAAGTGGCATTGGTCTGCAAGGTGTTGAGGATCCGCTGCCCGGGTGCCGCGTACTGCTGTTCCAACTCCAGCGTGCGTCGGAAGAAGTCGATGCCCATCAGCGTCGGCTCGCCGCCTTGGAACGCCACGATCACCTCGTCTGAACCTTGCTGGGCTGCCAGTAGCTGGCTGATGTAGGCCTCATGCACTTGCGGATCCATACGGAAACCACTGCCCGGGTACAACTCCTCCTTGGACAAGAAGAAGCAATATTCGCAGTCCAGGTTGCAGATCGCGCCGGTTGGCTTGGACATCACGTGGAAGGAGCGTGACGGAGTCATCGCCCTTCGTAGTGACGTGGTCGTGGACTCAATCAAGCAGGAACCATCCACGCACGGTCGCCTCATGATCGACGTAACGCTCACCTGAGAGATCGACCACAACTTTGTCGATGGTCCCGCCGTTGAACAGGAAGGGAGCCTGGTACTCGGGCGTTACTGCCGAGCCGCTGTCGCGACCAACGGATATTCCATCGCCAGTGAGGCAGAAATAGCCGGGCTGTGTCGTGATCTCTGCCGCGCCTACCGGCTCCGCGTCGACGTACAAGGTCAGCGTGCCGACCGCGCCGGGCATCAGAGGGTTGTCGCTCTTGCCGGTGGCCACGAACTCTGCGACGCACAAGTGCTCACCTGGAGTCAGCTCGCGATCAGCGACGACGTCCTGCAGGTAGGTCCCGACCCAGTTGAAGGTGTAGCGCAGTCTGTTGTTCTTGACGTAGAGACTGTGCCCACCGGCCACGCCTCCAGCAGACCACAGCACGCCGCTCGCGTCCGGATCCTCGACGTTCACTCCAGCCGCAATCGCATACGACCTGCCAGCAATCATCGGTCCGGCAGATTCGGGCACATCTGCTCCGTTGGGGTAGAAGACGAACTGCTCGCGTGCGTCAGCGGCGCGCGGTCGCTCAGCGAGCACCTGCTCGAGAGCGGAGCGATCATCCAACGGCAAGCCGTGGTACTTGTCCGCGCATTCAAACCACAGAGCTGTCAACGACCTCAGCCGCTCCGGTTCCTGATCGGCGAGATTCTTGGACTGTGATCGGTCGATCTCCAGGTGGTACAGCTCCCACTCATCCTGGTCGAAGTGTCCCCAGCTCGACAACGGTGGATGCACGGTGCAAGCAAGCCAGCCTTCGTGGTAGATCGCTCGCTGTCCGAGCATTGTGAAGAACTGCGTGGACTTGCTGAGCGCCGTCGGATCCGTGATAGCTGCAGCGAAACTCTCGCCCTCCATCGGTAACTGCTCAAAGCCGTTGATCACGGTCGGTGGGGTGATACCCAGCAAGTCGTACAACGTAGGCACGACGTCAACAGCGTGCACATACTGGTGGCGCACTTCCTGACTGGCCGGGATCTTCGCGGGCCAGGAGATCAGACACATGTCTGCAGTGCCACCTTCATAGCCAGCCCAACGCTTCCAGTACGGGAATGGCGTGTCCAAGGCCCATGCCCAGCCGGTGTTGTAGTGGTTGTTGGACGCGGGCGTGCCCAACTCGTCGATGTGCTCCAGCACAATTTCCGTGGAGTCGGCGATGCCATTGAAGAAGCGCCACTCGTTGAAGGTTCCGTTGGGTCCGCCCTCGCCACTGGATCCGTTGTCAGAGACCACGACGATCACCGTGTTGTCCAACTCACCTGCCTGCTCGAGATGATCGATGATCCGCCCAAGGCGGTCGTCGTAGTAGGAGATGTAGCCGGCAAATACCTCGGCCATCCGCACAAACAGTCGCTTCTCATTATCGCTCAAGGAGTCCCAAGGACGGACCGTGTCCAGCATCGGCCACGCCTCACCATTTGGGCCGGTGCGGCTTGGCTCCCCGTGGGGGTTGATCTCCGACAGCACAGTGCCCTCGGGCAGCAGTCCCAACTCGATCTGGCGAGCCAGGATCTCGGGGCGCATTGCTTCGTAGCCGGCATCGAACACACCCTTGTAGCGGTCGGCCCATTCCAGTGGGACCAGGTGCGGTGCATGGCCGGCCTGCGGGGCGAAATACATGAAGAAGGGTTTGTCGGGGTCAATCGTCTTAGCATCCTGGATGAATTGGATGGCGCGATCAGAAAGGTCATCGGCCAAGTGGTAGCCGTCCTCGGGACGCGCTGGCGGCTCGATTGGGTGGTTGTCGTGCACCAAGTCCGGGTAGTACGAGTTGGTCTCCCCGCCAAGCCAGCCGTAGAACCGCTCGAAGCCGCGCCCCAAGGGCCAGCGACCCTTGTACGCGGCGACGTTGCACTCCTCACCGGGAGTCAGGTGCCACTTGCCGATGCAATAGGTGTTGTACCCACGTCCGGCCAATACCTCGGAGATGAGCCCGCTCTCAAACGGGATCCTGGTCGAGATGCCGGGG
Coding sequences:
- a CDS encoding thiolase family protein — protein: MAKRDRVAAIGVGYSDTGRWLGLSRRELAAQAGVAAMNDCGITADQIDGVVLHAGIAGAEPPGLDRTDAIDVGQMLGIKQLNYYNADEMGPAYVHAAISAIAAIQSGMAHTVLTMRVINQRLNTRQLSAEMSQPTYVGGDAQFVMPFGSLNGPNNIGALPAQRHMELYGTTEEQFGAHVIAQRAHAALNDEAILRDPLTMDDYLNSRYVSKPMRLLDCDYPVDSASAIIFTTEERARDFKKKPIFVEAAAHSATEVLGGGFEKIADMNHNSPYHAAKTLWSRTDLKPSDVDCAQLYDGFTIIVFQWLEALGFCGEGESGPFVASGATALGGSLPVNTDGGACNVGRRHGANFCIESVRQLRGNESGARQVKDAKAAVWANAVGPFSGAFLMTAD
- a CDS encoding Zn-ribbon domain-containing OB-fold protein, which gives rise to MSNASINIPESATASDYPPIPEVDKLTEFFWEGAANHQLLILRCNACGTYIHYPRPICPNCLSMKDLAPAQMSGRGTIYSHTTAVQPFHPYFVDKVPYNLIVVALEEDENIRITSNMVGIENDDIRIGMPVEVTFQEVAPGLTLPLFKLA
- a CDS encoding lysylphosphatidylglycerol synthase domain-containing protein — translated: MEQDAGDAAPRARLAIWRTGLTFWSSSADAPRVRRPTDVILAIAGVVLLALLTTASPGPTEVDTKVAKAIELFPGLLTWLWQSIYAAALLWTLLLILAALVTRHRRVLISEQLGAVVLALGLGGLLAVWAGSSWSEVWSAIATQDGGTLFPAIRFTVIVAVVAVAGPHLTRPFRRLGNWLVLLGGVSALSLAIDTVLGLLTGLVLGVTVAAVVHLIAGSPGGHAPLEQLKAQLADLGVDIFDLHYVDEPGHLSVVAKASDTHGRPILIQVYRRDSWEASLAASVWQRLWYRQTAAGSIGRQQRAEHEGFVTMVAERAGVPVQPILAVGTPWGRDAILVRRDDGAPLTDDTGHAFGEEQARESWETLKRLHRAGLAHGDLRSTSLSIDTEGVVRLTDFASATQGANDTDQAADRAHMLVISALRRGVDDAVRVAREALGDAALNTAMPYLQTAAFDADTRNEIKSATWKLSALRDAVTASTGTEAPPLEKLRRVTWSSIVMVILLAIVAYAIIGAIAGVGLDTLLAEFQGANWWWVGAAVLLAVLIYVGQAIAMQGANADPLPFVPVVGLQTSMSFVGLAVPASAAKIGLTIRFLQLVGSNPTAAVMISLINSLSGFAVQLLVIVLTLFTGLVTLTPSTTGGLGIGSALANINWATVGILCLFLIAAAILVILLVPKVRAFVRNRTAEGRDSLRVLRSPRKLARIAFGAVMWNVVAALVLGCSLNAFGYSANFASLILVNTLVALFAGLVPVPGNIGIAEAAITAGLVAIGIPDSVAMSTAIVYRLATYLVPAIYGYVSLNLMRRRGYL
- a CDS encoding anaerobic sulfatase maturase is translated as MTPSRSFHVMSKPTGAICNLDCEYCFFLSKEELYPGSGFRMDPQVHEAYISQLLAAQQGSDEVIVAFQGGEPTLMGIDFFRRTLELEQQYAAPGQRILNTLQTNATLIDDEWAAFLAEHGFLVGVSIDGPRAMHDAFRVDKGGKPTFDRVIAGLDALKRHGVDWNALTTVNAANGDYGREVYTFLRDELGASFVQLIPIVEHEQGVQASHRSVSGTQYGRFLVEVFEEWGRHDVGDVFVQMFDTSLGHWMGMDQSGMCVHARTCGEAVALEHNGDLYSCDHYVEPEYLLGNITEGRTLLQMVDSSGQQAFGQAKESTLPSFCRTCDVRFACNGGCPKDRFGITPEGEPGLHFLCDGYQLFFRHIDEPMKVMVGLLRRGDDATGLRDWYAASDAKRARNDLCSCASGRKWKKCHGAPVQH
- a CDS encoding arylsulfatase, coding for MSSAFNGKIELDIRDSVPDWEPYLAPKAPKGSPNVLMIAWDDVGYGAMDVFGGPIKTPTMQRIADRGIRFGNFHTTALCSPTRASLLTGRNATTNGMATIAEFASGFPGISTRIPFESGLISEVLAGRGYNTYCIGKWHLTPGEECNVAAYKGRWPLGRGFERFYGWLGGETNSYYPDLVHDNHPIEPPARPEDGYHLADDLSDRAIQFIQDAKTIDPDKPFFMYFAPQAGHAPHLVPLEWADRYKGVFDAGYEAMRPEILARQIELGLLPEGTVLSEINPHGEPSRTGPNGEAWPMLDTVRPWDSLSDNEKRLFVRMAEVFAGYISYYDDRLGRIIDHLEQAGELDNTVIVVVSDNGSSGEGGPNGTFNEWRFFNGIADSTEIVLEHIDELGTPASNNHYNTGWAWALDTPFPYWKRWAGYEGGTADMCLISWPAKIPASQEVRHQYVHAVDVVPTLYDLLGITPPTVINGFEQLPMEGESFAAAITDPTALSKSTQFFTMLGQRAIYHEGWLACTVHPPLSSWGHFDQDEWELYHLEIDRSQSKNLADQEPERLRSLTALWFECADKYHGLPLDDRSALEQVLAERPRAADAREQFVFYPNGADVPESAGPMIAGRSYAIAAGVNVEDPDASGVLWSAGGVAGGHSLYVKNNRLRYTFNWVGTYLQDVVADRELTPGEHLCVAEFVATGKSDNPLMPGAVGTLTLYVDAEPVGAAEITTQPGYFCLTGDGISVGRDSGSAVTPEYQAPFLFNGGTIDKVVVDLSGERYVDHEATVRGWFLLD